One segment of Ricinus communis isolate WT05 ecotype wild-type chromosome 8, ASM1957865v1, whole genome shotgun sequence DNA contains the following:
- the LOC8260694 gene encoding interferon-related developmental regulator 1, which yields MNSTRNSSATKPNNGRMGSCNSHRKGALLVDKDGNESFRSNPQLLEDCLIRISNQKAKSGKDEALSAIVEALTMEVKVDFVKKNFATLLYHCLFFVKKGKGSIRELVLLALQTVGLLVMIVEDEDSAHEIYQDSVPVLSQVLESGSKNKNDSLKILNCLSIVGFFGSYDTGELQEVMNIIWRFLEVSCSSDVKAVAAAAISAWSFLLSTMEAWHINQKDWQGALSFLLNILEHDDDESFCCVHVAAAEALALIFEINCIEKFSTEAKANTDSDSIKQILKDKITEKLRCEKAGIDDVLEFFEKGKFLKTNEKIGKDKVVLSAWCQRIQLNFMIRFLGEDGFVRHMRQNENLQAIFEFTPKKKNVTGNTAVVSPEREEVTVSFFIPKVERKDDGSLLPFTTKKAKETVDRVTGKGPNSSLNKFRTRLLNKKRMLSQGEKHQLHDELIDDK from the coding sequence ATGAATTCCACAAGAAACAGCTCTGCTACTAAGCCAAACAACGGCCGAATGGGTAGCTGTAACAGTCATCGAAAAGGTGCTTTGCTTGTTGACAAAGATGGCAACGAGAGTTTTCGAAGCAACCCTCAATTGCTCGAGGACTGTTTGATTCGAATATCTAATCAGAAAGCCAAATCCGGCAAGGACGAAGCACTGTCGGCCATTGTTGAGGCACTAACAATGGAGGTCAAGGTTGattttgtgaagaaaaatttTGCTACATTATTGTATCATTGCCTGTTCTTTGTCAAGAAAGGTAAAGGGTCTATTAGAGAATTGGTATTATTAGCATTACAGACCGTTGGTTTGTTGGTTATGattgttgaagatgaagaCAGTGCACATGAGATATATCAGGATTCGGTTCCTGTGCTTTCTCAGGTTCTTGAATCTGGTTCCAAGAATAAGAATGATAGTTTGAAGATTCTGAATTGTTTGAGTATTGTTGGGTTCTTTGGGAGTTATGATACAGGTGAGTTGCAAGAGGTTATGAACATCATATGGAGGTTTCTTGAAGTATCATGTAGTTCTGATGTTAAAGCagttgctgctgctgcaatTTCTGCTTggtcttttcttctttctactATGGAAGCTTGGCATATAAATCAAAAAGATTGGCAAGGTgcactttctttcttgttgAATATACTAGAgcatgatgatgatgagtcTTTTTGTTGTGTTCATGTAGCAGCTGCTGAGgcattggctttgatatttgaGATAAATTGCATTGAGAAATTCTCAACTGAAGCGAAGGCCAATACTGATAGTGATAGTATTAAACAAATTCTGAAGGATAAAATAACAGAGAAACTAAGATGTGAAAAGGCAGGAATTGATGATGTTTTGGAGTTTTTTGAGAAGGGGAAATTCTTGAAAACTAATGAAAAGATTGGTAAAGATAAAGTGGTATTATCAGCATGGTGCCAGAGAATACAGCTCAACTTTATGATAAGATTTCTTGGAGAAGATGGGTTTGTGAGACATATGAGACAGAATGAAAATTTGCAAGCAATTTTTGAGTTTAcaccaaaaaagaagaatgtcACAGGCAATACAGCAGTAGTATCACCAGAAAGAGAAGAGGTTACTGTTAGCTTCTTTATTCCTAAAGTTGAAAGAAAGGATGATGGTTCTCTATTACCTTTCACAACTAAAAAGGCGAAGGAGACGGTGGATAGAGTGACTGGCAAAGGTCCTAACTCTTCCTTGAACAAGTTTAGGACTCGCTTGCTGAACAAGAAGAGGATGCTATCACAAGGGGAAAAACATCAGTTGCATGATGAATTAATTGATGATAAATGA
- the LOC8260695 gene encoding THO complex subunit 3 isoform X2 → MIGKIKDIELKGHTDSVDQLCWDPKHADLIATASGDKTVRLWDARSGKCSQQTELSGENINITYRPDGTHVAVGNRDDELTILDVRKFKPIHRRKFNYEVNEIAWNMTGEIFLLTTGNGTVEVLAYPSLQPLDTVMAHTAGCYCIAIDPKGRYFAVGSADSLVSLWDILEMLCVRTFTKLEWPVRTISFNHTGDYIASASEDLFIDISNVHTGRSLHQIPCRAAMNSVEWNPKYNLLAYAGDDKNKYLVDEGVFRIFGFEST, encoded by the exons ATGATA ggtaaaattaaagacattgAATTGAAGGGTCATACTGATAGTGTGGACCAGCTATGTTGGGACCCCAAACACGCTGATCTAATAGCAACTGCGTCAGGTGACAAGACTGTTCGTCTGTGGGATGCTCGTA GTGGAAAATGCTCTCAGCAGACAGAGCTTAGTGGGGAGAATATAAACATCACCTACAGGCCTGATGGAACTCATGTAGCTGTTGGGAATAGG GATGACGAACTAACTATACTGGATGTTCGCAAATTTAAGCCAATTCATAGGCGTAAGTTCAATTATGAG GTAAATGAGATAGCTTGGAATATGACAGGAGAGATTTTCCTCTTGACAACTGGGAATG GTACTGTTGAAGTGCTAGCATACCCATCTCTGCAACCACTTGACACAGTCATGGCTCATACAGCTGGTTGCTATTGCATTGCAATAGATCCAAAAGGAAG ATATTTTGCTGTTGGAAGTGCGGATTCCTTAGTTAGCCTTTGGGATATCTTGGAGATGCTTTGTGTACGTACATTTACAAAACTTGA ATGGCCTGTCAGGACAATTAGCTTCAACCATACAGGAGATTATATTGCTTCTGCCAGTGAAGACTTGTTTATTGATATA TCCAATGTTCATACTGGCCGCTCTCTGCATCAAATCCCGTGCCGAGCTGCAATGAACAGCGTGGAATGGAATCCCAAGTACAATTTACTTGCATATGCTGGGGATGACAAGAACAAATATCTTGTTGATGAGG GTGTTTTTCGAATATTTGGCTTTGAGAGTACCTAA
- the LOC8260695 gene encoding THO complex subunit 3 isoform X1, giving the protein MEEAVIPFKNLHSREYQGHKKKVHSVAWNCTGTKLASGSVDQTARVWHIEPHGHGKIKDIELKGHTDSVDQLCWDPKHADLIATASGDKTVRLWDARSGKCSQQTELSGENINITYRPDGTHVAVGNRDDELTILDVRKFKPIHRRKFNYEVNEIAWNMTGEIFLLTTGNGTVEVLAYPSLQPLDTVMAHTAGCYCIAIDPKGRYFAVGSADSLVSLWDILEMLCVRTFTKLEWPVRTISFNHTGDYIASASEDLFIDISNVHTGRSLHQIPCRAAMNSVEWNPKYNLLAYAGDDKNKYLVDEGVFRIFGFEST; this is encoded by the exons ATGGAGGAAGCAGTTATACCTTTTAAGAATCTGCACAGCAGAGAGTATCAAGGTCACAAAAAGAAG GTGCATTCGGTTGCTTGGAATTGTACTGGCACGAAGCTAGCTTCCGGTTCTGTTGACCAAACCGCTCGTGTTTGGCACATTGAGCCTCATGGTCAT ggtaaaattaaagacattgAATTGAAGGGTCATACTGATAGTGTGGACCAGCTATGTTGGGACCCCAAACACGCTGATCTAATAGCAACTGCGTCAGGTGACAAGACTGTTCGTCTGTGGGATGCTCGTA GTGGAAAATGCTCTCAGCAGACAGAGCTTAGTGGGGAGAATATAAACATCACCTACAGGCCTGATGGAACTCATGTAGCTGTTGGGAATAGG GATGACGAACTAACTATACTGGATGTTCGCAAATTTAAGCCAATTCATAGGCGTAAGTTCAATTATGAG GTAAATGAGATAGCTTGGAATATGACAGGAGAGATTTTCCTCTTGACAACTGGGAATG GTACTGTTGAAGTGCTAGCATACCCATCTCTGCAACCACTTGACACAGTCATGGCTCATACAGCTGGTTGCTATTGCATTGCAATAGATCCAAAAGGAAG ATATTTTGCTGTTGGAAGTGCGGATTCCTTAGTTAGCCTTTGGGATATCTTGGAGATGCTTTGTGTACGTACATTTACAAAACTTGA ATGGCCTGTCAGGACAATTAGCTTCAACCATACAGGAGATTATATTGCTTCTGCCAGTGAAGACTTGTTTATTGATATA TCCAATGTTCATACTGGCCGCTCTCTGCATCAAATCCCGTGCCGAGCTGCAATGAACAGCGTGGAATGGAATCCCAAGTACAATTTACTTGCATATGCTGGGGATGACAAGAACAAATATCTTGTTGATGAGG GTGTTTTTCGAATATTTGGCTTTGAGAGTACCTAA